The genomic stretch ACATGTCATGGAGCTCCTTGATGCTGCTCTCCAGCCTTACGATGTCCTTGTGCCGACCCTCAATCTCACTGAGGGCTTGCTTGGAAATCTGGGAGTCAATGATCTACAACAGACCCCATACAGACAGACTGTCAACCACCCTAGACCAGCCCCTGCCCAGCCCTCAGAGTCCACAGAAGTTCCCTCCCCTGCAGAGCTGCAAGTGCAGCCCACATGGGCTCATCCCTGTCCACTGAAGCGAGTGGCTTGGTCACTCACCCCAGAAGTGAAGATGGCTGGGTTGCCACTCTCCAACATCTCTTCCAGCTCCTCATCTGTTGTCTTCTTGCCAGCTTTGTAACAAAAGAGATGCATGAAATATAAGCTCAAAGTACAACTCCACTTACAATTTCCTCCCAAACATTATCCCCCCCCCAACAACCTCCTGCCTCTTCTGACTTCCCTTCCAATTCAATCCATCTTTAACATTATCAGCAATAATCTCCACCCTAAGCACACACTCCAGCTCAGACTGCTTATTAGCCCAACCACATACCACAGAGCCCAAGGGCCTCATGACAGTGCACAATTTGTGGGCAGCCCTCCTGCAACCTTACACTGCACCTTCAAACACACCCTCCTTCCAACTCGGGACAACTTGCCACTTCTAAACAAAcacatctgtgttttcttgatAGCGCCTTTGTTCACATAGCGTCTTTCACTTGAAGCCATTTGCCTTGTAGGGCCTATTCTTCCATATCACTAAATTCCCAAACAGTAtagctttattaattttttaattcctCACAGCAACTAGCACTACATCATTTTTCATAAATGTACTTTTTCATTTAACAGCAAAATGAGTTCTCAGGAGACCAACTATTTAGTGGGTTCCcctgaaggaaagggaagggctgAATCCcataaacaataaaattcctTGGCTCAATATATGTGCCACTTTTCAACCCAGGATACCATATTACAGATCTATCAATCCATAGCATTTGTTCTGTGTTGGAGTGCCAAATAGAATAAAGAAGGCACAAGCAGCAGGGTCATTGTTGCTTCTCCCAGGACTCAGGATGGACAACCACATAGCAGGAAAAGGTGGGGACAGACATGGACCGACTTCAAACACATACTAATTTCAAGCTGCCGTTGGATGCGCCCTTTGCTGCGTTCACGGAAGTCCACCTGAGCCTCATTGTACTTTGTCATCACCTCCACAAACTTCCGGGAGAGGACGGAGTGCTGTGGGAACAACGGTAAATGAGTAGACCCCCAGAGATGATGTAAACCTCTATCCCACCTTGACACAGCCTAGTCTGCAGCAGTCCTGAACTTGGAACCAAAAGACCAAAGTGCACAACGCAGTTTTGTTTTCCTAGTTTGTGGGAAGCATCCACTGCCAGTTTCAATGTGCAATCTCCATTACTCATTTCCTTCTTTACTGAACTCACGTGATAATAATTCTCAGTCACAAAGAATTACTGAGAACCTGAGAGCCCAGTAGCATTTTCCACCATGACCTTGGCTACAGTTGTCGACTACGCTTCCCATAAGCAGTATGCCAAGTGACAACCTCAAGGTTTCTTGCTTAcaataaacattttctctcaaCCGGCCTTAGTAATAACTTTTATTCCTTGCCCACCTCACAGCATCAAGCCTACTTGTTCCTCTTTTTGCCAAACACACTACTACCATGTAAATTCAGACTAAATCATTACAAAAGTCTAACTGGGAACTTCCTAACCTCTCGCCTCGTCCCCACTCATTTCCAAAGGACTATCAAATCCCCCTAGATGCTGTGTAGGCTGAAACAAATGATGGGCAGTTACGGGATCAGCTCCAATTCCCTCAACTGGTacttaaagacttttagagtGTAACACTATGTTATCTGCTAGAAATTTAGCATCTGCTACCCAACAACACACTCTTTTCTCAAGGCAGGGTATTCCCATTGCATCTGTTCTGAATTCATCCCCATGCTGCCACCAACACCACTTTCTGCtgctgccaacacacacacacacacacacacacacacacacacgctcctaatcacatttcttatttctctcaAAAAAGtaagctctgcctcctgagccttTCTACACTGGTACTCCTGCTTACCCAAGGCCACCGCCAATTCACCATGAGATCTTTCAATGATGTGATGGCCATGGATTCAATTATGCCTTCTTACATTGCTGTTCTGCTATACAATATTTACTGCACCACTCAAACATCATGTGAgattcctccctcctttttttcctgttccatttttgttttttaatgttctcaCACTATAGCTCAAGCAGGGTAGCCCTGAAGTCTCggcagtcctcttgcctcttactccaaagtgttgggattatgtGAGGCAGCCACCAGGGCCAAGTTCTCATAGGATCATGTTTTTGATGGCTCCAAAGTGCCTGACTCCAAACTGGACTATAACTAGCAATCCTTAGAAGACATAATCAGTTTCTTGACCTATAAAACAAGGCAGTGTTGAAGGATGCTCTGAAGAGTCTAGGGGAGTACTTTAGGGACCTCCTTTAGAACGTGAGAAAGGGCCAAAGAAGAACAATGGGCCCTGGCAACTGCCTCAGCCTGGATGGTTCCCCTTTCCCGGTTCCTCAAACTCAGTTCcaatagaatcttttttttttttttaatgcacatggtaaaaaataataataattttttaaaagtggtgAAAATAATTGTTAAACCAGAAATAAAGTTACCTGGGACTTTCGTATCCGAAGGTCTGCAGATGACCGGACCTCATCTTCCTCAATATGCTTCTCCATGCCTGCAGTGAGAGGGTTATTCTAGCAACatatccatccttccttctacaAAAGACCCTATTCTACACAGACCTACTTACCCATCCTCACACACAGAGGCTATGAAGATGGACAACAGGGagatccaatcacaaaagatcagaGTCCACCCCCACAAGCTACACACTTGACCTCATCAGCTTGTGCTAGTGTCAGGTCTCAGCAACACAACTAACAGTTCAGTTCAGGTCATCAAGGGACTGAGACTTAAATCCCTACCCTGCCATGGACTAGCTGTGTCACAAGGGGGAAATCATGTAACTCTTTCAAACATCTGTCCTCTTGTTTATAAAACGGAAAAAGTAGCAACGGAGGCTGGGCACCCTTTGTGTGAACCAGGAGGGTTTCCGATTTTGTCAAAATTGcgatatttgcatatacataatgTTAAGGCTGGCTCACAGGACACATTTGTGTTTCACAGATATGTTAGAGCTTAGAGATAATTTAGAACCACATTTTTAGTATACTTATGAGGCTTACTATGGAATTTTCTACTTACAGTGTCATGTGAATACTCAAAAAGTTtcagattttggaatattttgcATTTGAAAATTTTGGATTAAGTATGCTCAACCTGAATCTCTTTAAAATACCAAAGCAAAGATCGAACAAACTGCTTAATAAGGGGGCAGTCACATTAACGCTAATTTTGGAAGCTCTCTTCCCCTCACTATCCATTAAAGTAACTGTTGTAATTTATTGGGGCGGGAAGAAATAATAGGGATTTCCTCTCTGACCAACAGCACATACTCAGCAAGTACTGTGACAGGAATATGGATTACAGCTGTGGAACTAAGCGAGAGCTTGAGATCCCCAGGAGGATTAAAGCTATGAGAGTGACTTTACTGAACTGTGCTCCAAAACCaggaagggaagcaggagtgagaaggtctacacagagaaatgtctGCCGACTGAATGACAGACCCTGCGCCTATGTCTCTGCAGTTACCTCTCAAATGTACACACGGGTGCTAGGAAGCAGCAGGAGAGAACTGAAGGACTAAGCTAAAATGACTGGCCACGCAGTGGTGGGACGCATACAATTACTCCCACTTCCTAACTGCAGTGCTGGGGTTTTCAACTACAGTGAGAACTCAAGAGGTGATAAATGTTTAAGGATACAGAAGGTCAGTCCAGAGACAGTGCCCAAGCCTCCAGTGAAAACAGAACAAGTAGTGTCACTTGTTGGCAGGTGAGAGGTGGGCCCCGAGaggctgtctctgtctgtggAGGAGACCGGCTTATTTCTGTGTTCCCGTCTTACTCTTCAGCTTGTTCCGGACATTGTTGGCCCTTTTCTTGATCTCAGTTGTGAgctgttcaaggtcatctttggtttCTGGGTAAACATAAGAGGCAGGCTCAGTTAGAAAAGAGGGCAAATTGTTCTGCAAGCTACATCAGTCAGCAGATGAGGCAGAAACTCTCAGATGCCCACTGCCACTACAGTGCTCATCTCAATGTGCTTTTTAGAATCTACCACTATAgtcacaaagatttttttttcctttttaaaagcgTTTTCAGACTAAGGAAATATCATAGTGGTAGATCACATGCTTAGCATGCACCAAAACCCTGGGTACAATCCCTAAcatccaaaataaaattattaatt from Mus caroli chromosome 19, CAROLI_EIJ_v1.1, whole genome shotgun sequence encodes the following:
- the Stx3 gene encoding syntaxin-3 isoform X4, with the translated sequence MEKHIEEDEVRSSADLRIRKSQHSVLSRKFVEVMTKYNEAQVDFRERSKGRIQRQLEITGKKTTDEELEEMLESGNPAIFTSGIIDSQISKQALSEIEGRHKDIVRLESSIKELHDMFMDIAMLVENQGEMLDNIELNVMHTVDHVEKARDETKRAMKYQGQARKKLIIIIVVVVVLLGILALIIGLSVGLK
- the Stx3 gene encoding syntaxin-3 isoform X3, with amino-acid sequence MEKHIEEDEVRSSADLRIRKSQHSVLSRKFVEVMTKYNEAQVDFRERSKGRIQRQLEITGKKTTDEELEEMLESGNPAIFTSGIIDSQISKQALSEIEGRHKDIVRLESSIKELHDMFMDIAMLVENQGAMIDRIENNMDQSVGFVERAVADTKKAVKYQSEARRKKIMIMICCIILAIILASTIGGIFA